The nucleotide window CTGCGCAGGCGTGGCCTCCGCACCGTGAACCATACGCTCCGTCAGGTAATACAAGGTATAGTCCGCCGAGATACCGACAATGCTCAGGCTCATAACCAGCGTCATCAGATGCAGTTCGCCAAACAGCAACAGCGTTACGACAATCCCGGCCAGCGCCCCCACACCTACCGACAGGGCGCAAAGCAGTAGCGGACGAAATGAACGAAACACGGAAAATACCAGCAGCAGGACCCCGATAACGGTGGCCACCCCTAGCGTGGAGACATCGTGCTTTGCCTGCTGGCTGGCATAATCACTGAACCAGACCGTGCCCCGGGAAAGCAATTGCGCCTCTGGATAGTTTCTCTCCAGTCGGTTTTTAAGAGCGGCAAGCTGCGCCACAATCGCGCGGCTTTGCTGCATATCGAAAGAGCTGCCGTTGAGTTCACCATGCAGGAAGTACCACACTCTTCCCTGCTTATCGGTGGTGGTCAGCCAGCCCTGGCTCAGGCCAAGTTTTCCGCTGTTTTGCTGTAGCGCCAGCTGCGCACCGCGCACCAGCAGCAGCGGGTCATGCGACAGCTCCTGCCCGCTGACGCCAGCAAAGGCTGAATAGAGCTGTGCCAGCACCCAGTCGCCCTGCGCCGAACCGCCGTTTGCCAGCCTGGCGCGGGTGGCGGGGTCGATCAGCGCATTGCGGTGCTGCCAGGCAAATTTCCCCCAGGCCTGCTGTTTGTCAGCCGCCATCGGTCCCTGAACATTGTGCAGCATCGGCAGCGCCTGTAGCTGCTTCAGATACCACTCCGCTACGGCCGGATCGGGGGTATCGCCAGCGCTGACCAGCCAGACAAGCTGGCGATCCAGGCGCTGCATAAAACCCTGTTGCAGCTCGGGAGGGATCTCCCCCATCGCCTGTTCCGGCAGCAGCGCCAGCACGCTGCTGTTGATGGTCGCTCTGGGCAACAGCATGACCAGCAAGGCTACCAGCACCAGGCAGATCGCCAGCCAGCCCAGCGCAACACGACGTGGCGTATCAGAAAACAAAACGCTGTTGCTCCTCACTGCTCAGGCTGGTCGTGGTACGCTGATTGCTGAGAGAAATTGCCGTTTTGTCACCCTGACGGTCGTTCAGCTCAATTGCCTCCAGCCAGGCTGCCCCCTGCAGGGTGATGCTATTAAATAATTTATCCAGCGGTGAGGTTTTTGGCGTCAGAACCAGCTGCCATCTCCCCTGCCCGCGATCCTGAAAATCCAGCGCGAAGTTCTGCTCCAGCACCTGACGATCGGCGCGGAACAGCGCGCGCAGCAGATGATTGAACTGAAACATCTGTGGGTTACTCTCAGCCGTGACGATCTGCGGGGGCTGGCCGTTCATCACCTGCATCATGCGGCTTTCATCCAGCACCAGCGTCAGAGGGAAAGGCCTGGCCTGATGCCACCACAACCCTTGATCCTGGGCAATCAGCAGCTCGCCGCTCGATTTCAGCGGCGCCATCCCTTTGATCTCCCGTAGCTGGGTAAAGTCAGCCCGCACTACCGCCTGGCTGGCGAAACGTTGCTGAAGATCGTCAAGCGTCACCGCCTGAACAGCTGCGCTTAACAGCAGCAGCCCGGCAAGCAGGCAGCGGATCATGGCTGCACTCCCAGGCGCTCAAACAGGATCGGCGGCGAGACGAAACGCATCTCCTGGCTGCTCTCCTCCACCGCTACCTGAATGGTATAGCCGGTAGTGAGGCGCTTACCGCTCCGGGCGTCAAAGATCTGATAGCCGATACGCAACCGGTTCTCCACCTCTTCCAGCGTGGCGCGCACGCGAATGGTCTGCTCAAAGGTCAGCACCGCGCGGTATTTCACCCGCGTATCCACCACCGGCCAGAGGTAGCCAGAGGCTTTCATTTCCCGATAGCCATAATTAAATTTTCGCAACAGCGCTTCGCGGGCAATCTCAAAATAGCGGAAATAGTTGCCGTGCCAGACAACGCCCATGGCATCAACATCATGAAAAGGAATGCTCATTTCCACTTCAACAGAAAAACGCGGGTCGTTTAACACTGTGATTCCTCTTTCTCATCCGTTTGCGGTTGCTCCGGCAGTTGCCAGAAATCGAAAAAATTAAACCAGTCCAGCGGCGCTATCAGCGCGTGGTGCGCCAGCCTTCCGGCATACCTGTCCACTGCCTGCTGTAAAGCCTGCTGGCGCGTAGCGCGGGGTAATACCAGCGGGTCGGCAAAGGGTTCACAGTGCAGCCGCAGCTTTCCCTCTTCCCGCAGGGCAAACATCAGCAGCACCGGACAGCGCAGCGCAGCAGCCAGCACGAAAGGTCCCTGCGGAAAAGGCGCGGGCTTGCCGAGAAACTCACTCCAAATCACCCGTCTTACCCCGCCTCGCTGGCGATTGACGGCTGTACGGTCACCCACTATCGCTATCCACTCGCCGGCATCCAGCTTCTGCTGCAGCAAAATGGCGGTTTCCGGGCCAATCTCCGTCACCGGCATCACATGCCTGCTCGCCTCTGGCGCTATCTCATCCATCACCTGACGAAAACGCTGCGCATTGTCGGTAAAGACCAGCGCATTGATCACCAGCCCGCTCACCTGCTGCGCCAGCGCCCGGCAGGCTTCAATATCCCCGAGATGCGAGGCCAGGATCAGCCTGCCGCCTGGCTTGCCGCCGGCGATCGCCTCTTCGGCACCGGGAGCAAAATCGATCTCTTTCCCCCAGCGCAGATCGCCCCGCCAGCTGGCAATTTTCTCCAGCATCGATTCGCCAAAACGCAGATAGTGATGAAAACTGTTCACCCGGCCGGGCAGCGAGCGATGTTGCTGGCGGGCATACTGGCGAATATGTTTGATCCACTGACGGGAAGCTGCCCGCTGAGGGCCGCCGGTAAGCCAGTAAAATCCGATCACCGGCCAGAGCAACAGGGTGAATACCCCGCGACCGAAGAGCTGATAAACCCACAGCATAAATCTCAGCCCCGACCGCCCCTTACGCTCCTTTATGCCCGCCCAGTGTTCTTCGCGGCGGCGCTTAAGCAGCGAAGGGATGCGCGGCAGCATGCCGAAAAACAAGCGCGTATGCATCCAGGAGATGCGCAGGTTGTCATGAAGCGCATCGAAATGCGATACGCCATCAACAGGATAGGTGACGCGGGTGGGAATAAAACGGCTTGGCGTGCCGCGCCAGTAAAGGCGCACCATGACTTCAGTATCAAAGTCCATCCGCGCTCCGATGGGATGGCGCGTCGCCAGTGCCAGCGTCGGCGCCAGAGGATAGACGCGGAAGCCACACATGCTGTCCCTGATGGAAAACGACAGGGTTTCCACCCAAACCCAGAAATGGGTGATGTAACGGCCATACAGACGAGATTTGGGGATCGAGTCGTCATAGATCGGCTGGCCGGAAATCAGGCAAGCCGGATGCTGGCGCGCGGCTGCCAGCAGCGCAGGGCTGTCCTCAATCTGATGTTGGCCATCAGCGTCAACCTGCAGCGCATGGCTGAATCCGGCAGCGGCAGCGGCCTGTAGCCCGCGCATCACTGCCGCGCCCTTACCCCGATTCTGCGGCAGACGAATCAGCGTGACGTTAGCATGATCTAATGCGGCCAGGCAGCCCTGCGTAGCCTCATCGCTGCCGTCGTCGATAATAAACACCGGCAGGCTAAAAGGGGCCAGCCTTGCCAGCACGGAAGCCATCATCGCCCCGTGGTTATAGCAGGGGATCACCACGCAGGGGGAAAAGTCCGCTAGCACAGCGTGATCTTCCCGCTGCTGGCGCGCAGGGGCTGTTCGCCGCCCAGGATCTGATAGTCGAACTGCAGACAGCTTTTCTCACTCTGCCAGCTCAGCGTCAGTTTCAGCGTGTGGCCCGGCAGAATGGGCTGCTGAAACTTGATGTTTTCAACCGCCGAAAACTGCCTGTCGGGTGCCAGCATGGTCACGCCGTAATGCATCACCCAGTCAAGCTGGGCGACGCCGGGCAATAACGGCTGCGTGGGGAAATGGCCGCGGAACCAGAAGAGATCGGGTTCCACCTGCAGTAAAACTTCTGCTTTTCCAGCCTGCTGCTGGCGGGAAAGCTCAACGGGCAGCATAAAATAGCTCCTGTATTTGTGGCCAGGCACGCTTGCTTTGGCTGTTATGAGGGATGCTGTTCACAATTCGCCAGTACCTCGGCATGGCAACCGGCTCCAGCCAGCGGTAGAGTTCGTGCCGCCATTCGCGCTTCATCTGCGCCAGCGTGCTTTCATCATAGTGGGCATCCAGCACCAGCACCACGCCAATGCCGTTGCGTTCAGGACGGCTGACTGCCAGCGCCACGGCATCCACCACCTGCGGCAACGCCAGCAGCCTTCGCTCAATTTCACTCAGCGAAACGCGCTTATCTTCAATTTTTACCGTGCGATCGTAGCGGCCGCCGAGCTGGAAGCCTGCGTGAGTAAACAGAAGTTTATCGTCCAGCTGCAATCCTTGTGGCTGGGGGATCAGCGGCGACCTGGCCCACCAGCGCTGTTGGGCATCCTGCAGGAAACTCACGCCGCTAAAGGGTTGCCATAGCTGCTGTTCAGAGGTGCGGCTGCGCACCGCCAGCACGCCAGTTTCGGTGCTGCCATATATCTCCTCTACCGGCTGATTCAGCCAGCTGTTGACCTCCTGCGCGCAGGACCAGGGCAGTTCGCCGCCTGCGGAGACGATCAGCTTGCAGCGTGGCGCAGGCAGGGTGCGGTCCAGCCTGCGTAAAAAGGCCGGACTGCTGATCAACAGGTGATCTTCAGAGGCCGCCAGCGCAGAGAGCTGCTCGCTATAGAGGATCTGACGACACTCAAAGAGCAGCCCCAACGCCAGCGGCAGGATCAGCCGGAAGGTGAGGCCATAGAGATGCTGATGGCTGACCGTGGCGATCACCGTGCATTGCGCAAGGCGATCTCCCCAGTGATCCGCCAGCCAGCGCGCCTCTTCGTCGAGCGCGCGCACCGGCTTGATCACTTGCCGCGGGGTGCCGGTCGAGCCGGAGGTAAACAGGACGACAACGGCATCGGGACAAACCGCAGGCAGAGCGGAACAGCGGGCTGCTTCTGCATCTACAGAGAGAGGA belongs to Erwinia pyri and includes:
- a CDS encoding outer membrane lipoprotein carrier protein LolA, producing MIRCLLAGLLLLSAAVQAVTLDDLQQRFASQAVVRADFTQLREIKGMAPLKSSGELLIAQDQGLWWHQARPFPLTLVLDESRMMQVMNGQPPQIVTAESNPQMFQFNHLLRALFRADRQVLEQNFALDFQDRGQGRWQLVLTPKTSPLDKLFNSITLQGAAWLEAIELNDRQGDKTAISLSNQRTTTSLSSEEQQRFVF
- a CDS encoding acyl-CoA thioesterase, translating into MLNDPRFSVEVEMSIPFHDVDAMGVVWHGNYFRYFEIAREALLRKFNYGYREMKASGYLWPVVDTRVKYRAVLTFEQTIRVRATLEEVENRLRIGYQIFDARSGKRLTTGYTIQVAVEESSQEMRFVSPPILFERLGVQP
- a CDS encoding glycosyltransferase family 2 protein is translated as MLADFSPCVVIPCYNHGAMMASVLARLAPFSLPVFIIDDGSDEATQGCLAALDHANVTLIRLPQNRGKGAAVMRGLQAAAAAGFSHALQVDADGQHQIEDSPALLAAARQHPACLISGQPIYDDSIPKSRLYGRYITHFWVWVETLSFSIRDSMCGFRVYPLAPTLALATRHPIGARMDFDTEVMVRLYWRGTPSRFIPTRVTYPVDGVSHFDALHDNLRISWMHTRLFFGMLPRIPSLLKRRREEHWAGIKERKGRSGLRFMLWVYQLFGRGVFTLLLWPVIGFYWLTGGPQRAASRQWIKHIRQYARQQHRSLPGRVNSFHHYLRFGESMLEKIASWRGDLRWGKEIDFAPGAEEAIAGGKPGGRLILASHLGDIEACRALAQQVSGLVINALVFTDNAQRFRQVMDEIAPEASRHVMPVTEIGPETAILLQQKLDAGEWIAIVGDRTAVNRQRGGVRRVIWSEFLGKPAPFPQGPFVLAAALRCPVLLMFALREEGKLRLHCEPFADPLVLPRATRQQALQQAVDRYAGRLAHHALIAPLDWFNFFDFWQLPEQPQTDEKEESQC
- a CDS encoding hydroxymyristoyl-ACP dehydratase; amino-acid sequence: MLPVELSRQQQAGKAEVLLQVEPDLFWFRGHFPTQPLLPGVAQLDWVMHYGVTMLAPDRQFSAVENIKFQQPILPGHTLKLTLSWQSEKSCLQFDYQILGGEQPLRASSGKITLC
- a CDS encoding AMP-binding protein: MSTLPMAQWLSAPSEGAVARRGMELLSRQQWQQAVAALGHRLLAHPARRWALCFEDSYLFSVALLAALHAGKVPVIPGHCRESLLQEQSSEFDALLTDASFTLNCPILQLPLSVDAEAARCSALPAVCPDAVVVLFTSGSTGTPRQVIKPVRALDEEARWLADHWGDRLAQCTVIATVSHQHLYGLTFRLILPLALGLLFECRQILYSEQLSALAASEDHLLISSPAFLRRLDRTLPAPRCKLIVSAGGELPWSCAQEVNSWLNQPVEEIYGSTETGVLAVRSRTSEQQLWQPFSGVSFLQDAQQRWWARSPLIPQPQGLQLDDKLLFTHAGFQLGGRYDRTVKIEDKRVSLSEIERRLLALPQVVDAVALAVSRPERNGIGVVLVLDAHYDESTLAQMKREWRHELYRWLEPVAMPRYWRIVNSIPHNSQSKRAWPQIQELFYAAR